The Heyndrickxia vini genome contains a region encoding:
- a CDS encoding DNA-3-methyladenine glycosylase family protein: protein MYKKIGELFPKAPFDFEKTIRFLGGFPPTKKEQTLNRNHLTKAILMNDQIFVFDLQSEGDIENPKLIYTIFSDKDISDKSLKMLEKKIDHFLSLSDDLKEFYTLASEDPWFQHINKKLYGYHQVKFLTPFENACWAIFTQKTPTNIAKEIKMRFCENFGQSLKIYHQCYSAFPEPVSILRASEEEVAETVKDKRKTQYLMSVCEAFSDVDEQFLTDGDYDEVENWLKDIKGIGEWSASFILIRGIGRMERLPVSEKMLLKVFSETYKGNQDIKVIANHYGNWKGYWAHYLRALGAFTK from the coding sequence TTGTACAAGAAAATTGGTGAATTATTCCCTAAAGCCCCTTTTGATTTTGAAAAAACAATAAGGTTTTTAGGTGGATTTCCCCCAACTAAAAAAGAACAAACACTGAATAGAAATCATCTAACCAAAGCCATTTTAATGAATGATCAAATATTTGTCTTTGATTTACAATCAGAGGGTGATATTGAAAACCCAAAATTGATATACACCATATTTTCAGACAAGGATATCTCGGATAAGAGCTTAAAAATGCTTGAGAAGAAAATCGATCATTTTTTAAGTTTATCTGATGATCTCAAGGAATTTTATACTTTGGCATCGGAAGATCCGTGGTTCCAACACATTAATAAAAAACTATATGGCTATCATCAGGTTAAATTTCTTACTCCTTTTGAAAATGCCTGCTGGGCGATTTTTACTCAAAAGACGCCCACGAATATCGCCAAGGAAATCAAGATGAGATTCTGTGAAAATTTTGGTCAATCACTAAAAATATACCATCAATGTTATTCTGCATTTCCCGAGCCGGTAAGTATCCTTAGGGCTTCCGAAGAAGAAGTAGCAGAAACGGTCAAAGATAAGCGAAAGACCCAATATTTGATGTCAGTCTGCGAAGCATTTTCCGATGTTGATGAACAGTTCCTCACCGACGGAGATTATGATGAAGTCGAAAACTGGTTAAAAGACATTAAAGGAATCGGTGAATGGTCTGCCTCGTTTATTCTTATCAGAGGGATTGGGAGAATGGAACGATTACCTGTTAGCGAAAAAATGCTATTAAAGGTGTTTTCGGAAACTTATAAAGGTAATCAGGATATTAAGGTGATTGCTAATCATTATGGAAATTGGAAAGGATATTGGGCCCATTATCTTCGTGCTTTGGGTGCATTTACAAAATAG
- a CDS encoding helix-turn-helix domain-containing protein, which translates to MTKKKQENQKNNISKIGQIIKNHRIQLSLEKASRAFFIDDRVDKGLLDPEWISEKTLSNIENGYNMPSLSTLKLLSVALEVDFLELIKEIEDFILDNESE; encoded by the coding sequence ATGACAAAGAAAAAACAGGAAAATCAAAAAAATAACATTTCCAAAATTGGACAAATCATTAAAAATCACCGTATACAACTTTCTTTAGAAAAAGCTTCTCGAGCTTTTTTTATAGATGACAGGGTAGATAAAGGCCTATTGGATCCCGAATGGATCTCAGAAAAAACTTTATCAAATATAGAAAACGGTTATAATATGCCTAGTTTGTCCACATTGAAACTGTTATCAGTGGCATTAGAAGTTGATTTTTTAGAATTGATTAAGGAGATAGAAGATTTTATACTCGATAATGAAAGTGAGTAA
- a CDS encoding VOC family protein translates to MSTPQLDFSSIQVRDLEKSREFYQNIFGFEIENENPGAYVFKNEKGASFAIRKPLVDLDRAGKLGWGVALWFSVPDVEKRYDDVRGKEVKIVKDLADSPFGKVFTIEDPDGYYITFHG, encoded by the coding sequence ATGTCTACACCGCAACTCGACTTTTCATCTATTCAGGTAAGGGATCTTGAAAAATCACGTGAATTTTATCAAAATATCTTTGGTTTTGAAATTGAAAATGAAAATCCAGGAGCCTATGTCTTTAAAAATGAAAAGGGTGCTTCTTTTGCTATTAGAAAACCTTTGGTTGATTTGGACAGAGCAGGCAAGCTTGGATGGGGAGTCGCACTTTGGTTTTCCGTTCCTGACGTGGAAAAAAGATATGATGATGTGCGTGGCAAAGAAGTGAAGATTGTTAAGGATTTAGCAGACAGTCCCTTTGGTAAGGTGTTTACAATAGAGGATCCTGATGGATATTATATTACTTTCCACGGATAA